In Papio anubis isolate 15944 chromosome 17, Panubis1.0, whole genome shotgun sequence, the following are encoded in one genomic region:
- the GRIN2C gene encoding glutamate receptor ionotropic, NMDA 2C isoform X2 has product MTLGCSTNLCLFLFVCVCLSPSLSAPLRGGRFSLLLFHLLYVCPSVPPVCPSTSLQTSVSLPVLVLVFPQDPPVDMGGALGPALLLTSLFGAWAGPGQGEQGMTVAVVFGSSGLPQAQVRARLTPQSFLDLPLEIQPLTVGVNNTNPSSLLTQICGLLGAARVHGIVFEDNVGTEAVAQILDFISSQTHVPILSISGGSAVVLSPKEPGSAFLQLGVSLEQQLQVLFKVLEEYDWSAFAVITSLHPGHALFLEGVRAVADASHLSWRLLDVVTLELGPGGPRARTQRLLRQLDAPVFVAYCSSEEAEVLFAEAAQAGLVGPGHVWLVPNLALGSTDAPPATFPVGLISVVTESWRLSLRQKVRDGVAILALGAHGYRRQHGTLPAPAGDCRAHPGPVSPAREAFYRHLLNVTWEGRDFSFSPGGYLVQPTMVVIALNRHRLWEMVGRWEHGVLYMKYPVWPRYSASLQPVVDSRHLTVATLEERPFVIVESPDPGTGGCVPNTVPCRRQSNHTFSGDVAPYTKLCCKGFCIDILKKLARVVKFSYDLYLVTNGKHGKRVRGVWNGMIGEVYYKRADMAIGSLTINEERSEIVDFSVPFVETGISVMVARSNGTVSPSAFLEPYSPAVWVMMFVMCLTVVAITVFMFEYFSPVSYNQNLTRGKKSGGPSFTIGKSVWLLWALVFNNSVPIENPRGTTSKIMVLVWAFFAVIFLASYTANLAAFMIQEQYIDTVSGLSDKKFQRPQEQYPPFRFGTVPNGSTERNIRSNYRDMHTHMVKFNQRSVEDALTSLKMGKLDAFIYDAAVLNYMAGKDEGCKLVTIGSGKVFATTGYGIAMQKDSHWKRAIDLALLQFLGDGETQKLETVWLSGICQNEKNEVMSSKLDIDNMAGVFYMLLVAMGLALLVFAWEHLVYWKLRHSVPNTSQLDFLLAFSRGIYSCFSGVQSLASPPRQPSPDLTASSAQASVLKMLQAARDMVTTAGVSSSLDRATRTIENWGGGRRAPPPPPCPTPRSGPSPCLPTPGSPPPEPSPRGWRPPGGGRAALVRRAPQPPGRPPTPGPPLPDVSRVSRRPAWEARWPVRAGHCGRHLSASERRALPERPLSPARCHYSSFPRADRSGRPFLPLFPEPPEPEDLPLLGLEQLARREALLHAAWARGSRPRHASLPSSLAEAFARPSSLPAGCTCLTCARPDGHSACRRLAQAQSMCLPTYREACQEGEQAGAPTWQHRQHVCLHAHAHLPFCWGAVCPHLPPCASQGSWLSGAWGPLGHRGRTLGLGTGYRDSGGLDEVSRVACGTQGFPGPCTWRRISSLESEV; this is encoded by the exons ATGACCTTGGGATGCTCAACTaacctctgtctctttctctttgtctgtgtctgtctgtctccctctctctccgcCCCTCTTCGGGGAGGGAGgttttcccttcttctctttcatCTTCTGTATGTGTGCCCCTCTGTCCCTCCTGTCTGTCCATCTACCTCTCTCCAAACCTCTGTTTCCCTACCTGTGCTTGTCCTGGTCTTTCCACAGGACCCTCCGGTGGACATGGGTGGGGCCCTGGGGCCGGCCCTGTTGCTCACCTCGCTCTTCGGTGCCTGGGCGGGGCCGGGGCAGGGCGAGCAGGGCATGACGGTGGCCGTGGTGTTTGGCAGCTCGGGGCTGCCCCAGGCCCAGGTCCGTGCCCGCCTCACCCCCCAGAGCTTCCTGGACCTGCCCCTGGAGATCCAGCCACTCACAGTGGGGGTCAACAACACCAACCCCAGCAGCCTCCTCACCCAGATCTGCGGCCTCCTGGGTGCTGCCCGCGTCCACGGCATTGTCTTTGAGGACAACGTGGGCACCGAGGCGGTGGCCCAGATCCTTGACTTCATCTCCTCCCAGACCCATGTGCCCATCCTCAGCATCAGCGGAGGCTCCGCTGTGGTCCTCTCCCCCAAG GAGCCGGGCTCCGCCTTCCTGCAGCTGGGCGTGTCCCTGGAGCAGCAGCTGCAGGTGTTGTTCAAGGTGCTGGAAGAGTACGACTGGAGCGCCTTCGCGGTCATCACCAGCCTGCACCCGGGCCACGCGCTCTTCCTGGAGGGCGTGCGCGCTGTCGCCGACGCCAGTCACCTGAGCTGGCGGCTGCTGGACGTGGTCACGCTAGAGCTGGGCCCGGGAGGGCCGCGCGCGCGCACCCAGCGCCTGCTGCGCCAGCTCGACGCGCCCGTGTTCGTGGCCTACTGCTCGAGCGAGGAGGCCGAGGTACTCTTCGCCGAGGCGGCGCAGGCCGGCCTGGTGGGGCCCGGCCACGTGTGGCTGGTGCCCAACCTGGCGCTGGGCAGCACCGATGCGCCCCCTGCCACCTTTCCTGTGGGCCTCATCAGCGTCGTCACCGAGAGCTGGCGCCTCAGCCTGCGCCAGAAGGTCCGCGACGGCGTGGCCATTCTGGCCCTGGGCGCCCACGGCTACCGGCGCCAGCACGGAACCCTACCAGCCCCAGCCGGGGACTGCCGCGCTCACCCTGGGCCCGTCAGCCCTGCCCGGGAGGCCTTCTACAG GCACCTACTGAATGTCACCTGGGAGGGCCGAGACTTCTCCTTCAGCCCTGGTGGGTACCTGGTCCAGCCCACCATGGTGGTGATCGCCCTCAACCGGCACCGCCTCTGGGAGATG GTGGGGCGCTGGGAGCATGGCGTCCTATACATGAAGTACCCTGTGTGGCCTCGCTACAGTGCCTCTCTGCAGCCCGTGGTGGACAGTCGGCACCTGACGGTGGCCACGCTGGAAGAGAGGCCCTTTGTCATCGTGGAGAGCCCCGACCCTGGCACAGGAGGCTGCGTCCCCAACACCGTGCCCTGCCGCAGGCAGAGCAACCACACCTTCAG CGGGGACGTGGCCCCCTACACCAAGCTCTGTTGTAAGGGATTCTGCATCGACATCCTCAAGAAGCTGGCCAGGGTGGTCAAATTCTCCTACGACCTGTACCTTGTGACCAACGGCAAGCATGGCAAGCGGGTGCGCGGCGTATGGAATGGCATGATTGGGGAG GTGTACTACAAGCGGGCAGACATGGCCATCGGCTCCCTCACCATCAATGAGGAGCGCTCCGAGATCGTAGACTTCTCTGTGCCCTTCGTGGAGACGGGCATCAGTGTGATGGTGGCTCGCAGCAATGGCACCGTCTCCCCCTCGGCCTTCCTGG agCCATATAGCCCTGCGGTATGGGTGATGATGTTTGTCATGTGCCTCACCGTGGTGGCCATCACCGTCTTCATGTTCGAGTACTTCAGCCCCGTCAGCTACAACCAGAACCTCACTAGAGGCAAGA AGTCCGGGGGCCCATCTTTCACCATTGGCAAGTCCGTGTGGCTGCTGTGGGCGCTGGTCTTCAACAACTCGGTGCCGATCGAGAACCCGCGGGGCACCACCAGCAAGATCATGGTTCTGGTCTGGGCCTTCTTTGCTGTCATCTTCCTCGCCAGCTACACGGCCAACCTGGCCGCCTTCATGATCCAGGAGCAATACATCGACACTGTGTCGGGCCTCAGTGACAAGAAG TTTCAGCGGCCTCAAGAACAGTACCCACCTTTCCGCTTTGGCACAGTGCCCAACGGCAGCACAGAGCGGAACATCCGCAGTAACTACCGTGACATGCACACCCACATGGTCAAGTTCAACCAGCGCTCGGTGGAGGACGCGCTCACCAGCCTCAAGATGGG GAAGCTGGATGCCTTCATCTATGATGCTGCTGTCCTCAACTACATGGCAGGCAAGGACGAGGGCTGCAAGCTGGTCACCATTGGGTCTGGCAAGGTCTTTGCCACCACTGGCTACGGCATCGCCATGCAGAAGGACTCCCACTGGAAGCGGGCCATAGACCTGGCACTCTTGCAGTTCCTGGGGGACG GAGAGACACAGAAGCTGGAGACAGTGTGGCTCTCGGGGATCTGCCAGAATGAGAAGAACGAGGTGATGAGCAGCAAGCTGGACATCGACAACATGGCAGGTGTCTTCTACATGCTGCTGGTGGCCATGGGGCTGGCCCTGCTGGTCTTCGCCTGGGAGCACCTGGTCTACTGGAAGCTGCGCCACTCGGTGCCCAACACATCCCAGCTGGACTTCCTGCTGGCTTTCAGCAGG GGCATCTACAGCTGCTTCAGCGGGGTGCAGAGCCTGGCCAGCCCACCGCGGCAGCCCAGCCCGGACCTCACGGCCAGCTCGGCCCAGGCCAGCGTGCTCAAGATGCTGCAGGCGGCCCGCGACATGGTGACCACGGCGGGCGTGAGCAGCTCCCTGGACCGCGCCACTCGCACCATCGAGAACTGGGGTGGCGGCCGCCGTGCGCCCCCACCGCCCCCCTGCCCGACCCCGCGGTCTGGCCCCAGCCCATGCCTGCCCACCCCCGGCTCGCCGCCCCCAGAGCCGAGCCCCAGGGGCTGGAGACCGCCAGGCGGGGGTCGCGCGGCGCTTGTGCGCAGGGCTCCGCAGCCCCCGGGCCGTCCCCCGACGCCGGGGCCGCCCCTGCCCGACGTCTCCCGAGTGTCGCGCCGCCCAGCCTGGGAGGCGCGGTGGCCGGTGCGGGCCGGGCACTGCGGGAGGCACCTCTCGGCCTCCGAGCGGCGCGCGCTCCCAGAGCGGCCCCTGTCGCCCGCGCGCTGTCACTACAGCTCCTTTCCTCGAGCCGACCGATCCGGCCGCCCCTTCCTCCCGCTCTTCCCCGAGCCCCCGGAGCCGGAGGACCTGCCGCTGCTCGGGCTGGAGCAGCTGGCCCGGCGGGAGGCCCTGCTGCACGCAGCTTGGGCCCGGGGCTCGCGCCCGCGCCACGCTTCCCTGCCCAGCTCCCTGGCCGAGGCCTTCGCTCGGCCCAGCTCGCTGCCCGCTGGGTGCACCTGCCTCACCTGCGCCCGCCCCGACGGCCACTCGGCCTGCAGGCGCTTGGCGCAGGCGCAGTCGATGTGCCTGCCGACTTACCGGGAGGCCTGCCAGGAGGGCGAGCAGGCAGGGGCCCCCACCTGGCAGCACAGACAGCATGTCTGCCTGCACGCCCACGCCCACCTGCCGTTTTGCTGGGGGGCTGTCTGTCCTCACCTTCCACCCTGTGCCAGCCAGGGCTCCTGGCTCTCTGGGGCCTGGGGGCCTCTGGGGCACAGGGGCAGAactctggggctgggcacaggctACAGGGACAGTGGGGGACTGGACGAGGTCAGCAGGGTAGCCTGTGGGACGCAAGGCTTCCCGGGACCCTGCACCTGGAGGCGGATCTCCAGTCTGGAGTCAGAAGTGTGA